In Arcobacter sp. F155, the genomic window AGTTGAGATAAATCCAGCTTCATATTGAGAACAAGCAAAATAGAAACCTTTTTTAATCATCTCATGGTGGAACTTACCAAATCTTTCAAAATCACAAAGTGCACTTACTTCTTTAAAGTTTCTTGGCATTTTATCTGCAAAGAAGAATCCAAACATTGAACCTCTTGTATCAACTTGAAGACCGATATTGTTTTTACTTGCTACTTCTTTTAAACCTTCAACTAACTTAACAGCTTTTCTATTTAACTCTGTATGTAAGTTTGGAATTGATTTTAATTTTCTTAAACTTGTAAGTCCTGCTGCCATAGCAACTGGGTTTCCACTTAAAGTTCCTGCTTGGTAAACTGCACCATCTGGACTTAAATGTCCCATGATTTCTTTAGAAGCTGCAAATGCACCAACAGGCATACCAGCACCAATTACTTTACCAAAAGTAATGATATCTGCATCTGGTTCAACTATTCCACTAGCTCCTGTTAATGAAGCTCTAAATCCAGTCATTACTTCATCAAAAATTAATAAAGCCCCATGTTTATCACAAAGTGCTCTACACTCAATTAAGAACTCTTCACTTGCTGGAACTAATCCCATGTTTCCTGCAATTGGCTCTATAATAATACAAGCAATATCACTTGATTGCTCAAAACATTTTCTTAAGCTTTCTATGTTGTTATATTCACAAAGAAGTGTATGTTTTGTTAAATCTGCTGGAACACCTGGTGAACTTGGGCTTCCAAATGTAGCCATACCTGAACCTGCTTGAACTAATAAAGAATCAGAGTGTCCATGGTAACAACCCTCAAACTTAACAATATCATTTCTTCCAGTTACACCTCTTGCTAATCTAATTGCAGACATAGTAGCTTCAGTACCAGAACTTACAAATCTTACTTTGTCAATATTCTCATACATTTCAACAATTTCACTTGCTAATTCAGTTTCTAAAATTGTTGGTGCACCAAAAGAAAGACCTTTTTTAACTGTTTCAATTACTGCTTCTTCAATCTCTTCATCACAATGTCCGAATATTAGTGGTCCCCAACTTTGAACAAAGTCTAAGTATTTGTTACCATCTACATCTACTAAATAAGCACCCTCACCTTTTTCAATAAATGGTGGTGTTCCCCCTACGCTTTTAAAAGCTCTAACTGGTGAGTCAACACCCCCAGGGATTACTTGGCAAGCTTCTTCATAAGCTTCTATCGATTTTTCAAACATTATGTATCCTATTTATCATTATTTTTTATAATTAAAAGCAACATTCTACTATAATTGCGTTATGAAACTTATTATACTAGCGTTTATTTTATCAATAACTCTTCACTTTTTATTTTTGACTAAAATCGAAACACCTAAAGAGCAGATGTCTGACAAACCTGCAAGCTCAAAAAAAATTGATAAATCTTCTGTGCACTTTGTAAAACTACAACCAAAAGCACAACCTAAAAAGCAAACAAAACCAAAACAAGAGAAAGTAGAACCTAAAAAACAAGATAGACCAAAAAAATATAAAGAAGTAAAACTACCTAAAAAAGAAGTTGCTAAAAGAGAGGTTATAAAAAAGCCTAAGAAAGTTCAAAAAATACCAAGACCAAAAGTTGAAGCAAAACCTACTTTCACTAAAGATATTCCTAAAAAAACACAAAGAGAAAAAGATATTGAAAAAAGGTCATTAGAGAATTTTTTACTTGCAGAACCAGTTCCTTTAGATAAAGAGATGCTTGATGATATAACTAAAAGCTACATCAATCTTTATGGGGAAGAGTACAACTCTTTTACAAAGGTTCAAAAAGTATTTTTACAAAAGAACTTAAAAGATATAGGAAGAATTACTCAAAGCTACTTAAGGTATCCACATATAGCAGTTCGTACTGGTCAACAAGGAATGAATATAGTTGAATTTACTCTTCATCCAAATGGTGATATTACAGATTTAAGAATTAGCAATACTTCTGGGTATTCAAGTTTAGATGAAAATACAGTGGAAACAATTGAGTATGCATACAAAGATTATCCAAGACCCAAAACAGCTACAAAAATAAAAATATACGTTTACTACAAGTTGTATTAATGTATAATACGAAAAATTTATAATTTATATAATTAAAATCAAGGTTTTAAATGCTTACAGATAAGATTAGAAATAAAGAGAATGGAATATTATTATACGGAATTACACCGCCAAAAGTAAAACATACAGAAGAAGAGATAAAAGAGATTGCTAAAAAACATGTTGAAAGAATTTCAAGTCTAAATGTTGATGGTCTAGTTCTTTATGATATTCAAGATGAATCAGATAGAACAGATGAAAAAAGACCTTTTCCTTTTATTAAAACAATTAATCCTTGTGAGTACTCAAAAAACTATTTACAAGATTTAAAAACTCCAAGAATTGTTTATAGAGCAGTTGGTAATTATACTGCAAAGCAGTTTGCAACTTGGCTTGAAAGTACAAAGGCAACTCAAGTACACTCTGTATTTGTTGGAGCAGCAAGTCATGAGCAACAAACAAATATCACGTTAAAAGAAGCATATGGTATAAAAAAAGAGGTAAATGATAATCTTTGCCTTGGTGGAATTGCAATTCCAGAAAGACATATGAAAAAACATGATGAACACTTAAGAGTATTTTCTAAGCAAAATAGTTCGTGTGAGTATTTTATTACTCAGTGTGTTTATGATGTACATGCTGCAAAAACATTTTTAACAGACTATGCAAAATATGCAAAAGAAAATAATATTGAGCCTGTACCAATTATTTTTACGTTAACTCCTTGTGGTAGTTCTAAAACACTTGATTTTATGAAATGGTTAGGAATCAATATTCCAAACTATTTAGAAGAAGATTTAAAAGAGTCTGGTGATATTTTACATGATTCAGTAAAACTATCAAGGGATATTTTTGAAGACCTATTTAAATATGGTAAAAAAAGAGGTATTCCAGTTGGTTGTAATATTGAAAGTGTAGCTATTAGAAAAGCTGAAATTGATGCTTCAGTTGAACTATTAGAAGAAATCAGACAAATAATCAAAGATAATAAATAAAAAGTAAAAGGTAGTTTTTTACTACCTCTTTCTTAAGAAAACTCATGCCTGGTCGTTTAGCTATTTATGATGATATATCTTTTAAAGAAGATGCAAAGCTTCTTATAAAAAATGATATGATTCAAACCTTGAATCCAAGATATAACCTTCCTCCAACCCTTCCAATCCCTGCACTTTTAAACAATGGAAACTATTTATATACCCACTTTGGATATTTGCCTTCTTGGGCAAAAGATAAAAAAGGAATGAATATAAATGCAAGAAGTGAATCTATCTTTGAAAAGCAAACATTTAGGGATTCATTTAGATTTAGAAGATGTATTATTCCTATAAATGGTTTTTATGAGTGGAAAGTAGAAGATAAAGAGAAAACTCCGTACTTTGTAAAAGATATAAAAAATGACTATTTAGCCCTTGCAGGTATTTGGGATGAATATTTTGATATTGAGTTAAATATGAAAATAGTAACTGTTGCATTAATTACTTGTGATGCAAATGAGAAGTTAGGAAAAATTCACCACCGTATGCCAGTAGTATTAGAGATGAAAGATTTTCAAGGATGGCTTTATAGTCAAAACTTAAAAGAGATAAACTCTTTATTTAATATCTACCCTAATGAAAAACTAGAACTGTATGAAGTTTCTTCAAATGTAAACAAAGTTTTATTTGATGAAAGTTCATGCATAAAAAAAGTTGAACAAGATAAACTTGGTCAACTTTCTCTTTTTTAGATTCTTTTAAAACTTATTTTATAGTTGCAAGGACTAACTCTCTTAAAGTCTTACATGCAACTGCAGTTGAAACACCACTTGCATCAAACTTAGGACTAAGTTCTACTACATCAAGCCCTACTACATTTTCAAGTCTTGAAAGAATAGAAATAATTTTCATCATATCATGAAAATCAATTCCACCTGGTTCTGGTGTT contains:
- the hemL gene encoding glutamate-1-semialdehyde 2,1-aminomutase, encoding MFEKSIEAYEEACQVIPGGVDSPVRAFKSVGGTPPFIEKGEGAYLVDVDGNKYLDFVQSWGPLIFGHCDEEIEEAVIETVKKGLSFGAPTILETELASEIVEMYENIDKVRFVSSGTEATMSAIRLARGVTGRNDIVKFEGCYHGHSDSLLVQAGSGMATFGSPSSPGVPADLTKHTLLCEYNNIESLRKCFEQSSDIACIIIEPIAGNMGLVPASEEFLIECRALCDKHGALLIFDEVMTGFRASLTGASGIVEPDADIITFGKVIGAGMPVGAFAASKEIMGHLSPDGAVYQAGTLSGNPVAMAAGLTSLRKLKSIPNLHTELNRKAVKLVEGLKEVASKNNIGLQVDTRGSMFGFFFADKMPRNFKEVSALCDFERFGKFHHEMIKKGFYFACSQYEAGFISTVMSDSMIDECIAAADEVMQNL
- a CDS encoding energy transducer TonB, encoding MKLIILAFILSITLHFLFLTKIETPKEQMSDKPASSKKIDKSSVHFVKLQPKAQPKKQTKPKQEKVEPKKQDRPKKYKEVKLPKKEVAKREVIKKPKKVQKIPRPKVEAKPTFTKDIPKKTQREKDIEKRSLENFLLAEPVPLDKEMLDDITKSYINLYGEEYNSFTKVQKVFLQKNLKDIGRITQSYLRYPHIAVRTGQQGMNIVEFTLHPNGDITDLRISNTSGYSSLDENTVETIEYAYKDYPRPKTATKIKIYVYYKLY
- a CDS encoding methylenetetrahydrofolate reductase; the protein is MLTDKIRNKENGILLYGITPPKVKHTEEEIKEIAKKHVERISSLNVDGLVLYDIQDESDRTDEKRPFPFIKTINPCEYSKNYLQDLKTPRIVYRAVGNYTAKQFATWLESTKATQVHSVFVGAASHEQQTNITLKEAYGIKKEVNDNLCLGGIAIPERHMKKHDEHLRVFSKQNSSCEYFITQCVYDVHAAKTFLTDYAKYAKENNIEPVPIIFTLTPCGSSKTLDFMKWLGINIPNYLEEDLKESGDILHDSVKLSRDIFEDLFKYGKKRGIPVGCNIESVAIRKAEIDASVELLEEIRQIIKDNK
- a CDS encoding SOS response-associated peptidase; translation: MPGRLAIYDDISFKEDAKLLIKNDMIQTLNPRYNLPPTLPIPALLNNGNYLYTHFGYLPSWAKDKKGMNINARSESIFEKQTFRDSFRFRRCIIPINGFYEWKVEDKEKTPYFVKDIKNDYLALAGIWDEYFDIELNMKIVTVALITCDANEKLGKIHHRMPVVLEMKDFQGWLYSQNLKEINSLFNIYPNEKLELYEVSSNVNKVLFDESSCIKKVEQDKLGQLSLF